The region tcctcattgtgccatctcctcattggttataccaacgtgggtgactgaaagacaaacgaggtcagtggcggtaatgcacctaatttattaaagttgccaatcacaatataaaatcaagagaagaaaaagcctggaaggaRgagagatgactagaaatgattcggttgaccgttttatgtgtggattaattgtcggagaggaggaccttgtgcatttcagataaaataacaactcaatgtttatattccaggacaaattagctagcaacagcattCTAGCTAAAAGGGACAAATTAGCTAggaagtgcaagctagctagctaaattgccataaatgtttaatgcttttcgacctgtccccaaatgaatataattggttcagggtttgttttgatattttaacctgcgtgtcgtgatcgcgtttggtgtcgggggacaaaatacattgatGCACGATGCCAGTTTGGGTTCCATGTTAGCCTGCCTATCTGAAACTTCTGAAAAAGGAAAATATTTTACTTCTACAATTTCAgaagataaccaaacaaacatatttactttttacaAGACGTGTTTGTGCCATCAATTTCTAACTTAattgcatttgtttttacttacacttgtatgttaacttctccattgatgttgtttttaagttttcacAGACTTTTCTTAGCGTATGTACAATCgtcgcaaattgaattatggggagtttcaggccccggtgtaaacataattgtacactcgcaaagccgaCTTAAAACGAGGGCTGACGGGCTTACATTGCAAACTTCCCTAGCTTGGCTAATCACAAGATGACGACGGAGATTctcccaagggcataaggcgagggtaagtggacgagggtgtgtcttttaagtgtttgaatCGTAAGCCAGTGTCGATCCCAGTACGCAAAACAATTCCTCCCCCTTGCTCTTTTCCACGTTCCCTACGTCCAATGCTTTAAATATGGAGGTAGAATAATTACATACAAGCTTTTAAAGTATGATTTGCACATGTAAAATATGAGTGGCACCTGTATACTGAGTTTTGTAGTTGCAAAAAATATTTGCAAACATGTAACTTATATTGAGAACAAATTAAACAACACTGCAAGTGCATAACGTTATGTGTGAATAAACACAACACTTGCAAACATGTAAGTTGATATGTGGATAAATTTAATAAGATTTGCAAGCATGCATCTACATTTGAGAATGAATGCAACTCATTTACTAAACTTGAGACTGGTGAATCTTCTGTGTATCAAAACTACATTTGCTGATGTCGAATCTGTGCGCTCAGAGTTTTGGCACAAATTTTGCGACTAACCAGTGTCAAACGTTTTTAACTtgtaagaaaaaatatatacagtatttgttacATCCTTGGTAGTTATTGCCATGTATTGGAGGACACTATTACATTACACAACAAGACTAAAGTAATTGCTAGGGTCAATTCATGTATGGAATTTGGTAGTTTATTCAATAAATTGACAGAATAAGATTTGGAGGGTGAGGGGCCAGAACACACAGCGAGGCATTAGCCTTCAGGAGAGTTTATAGGCTGAGGTGGAGATAGCAAAGCCTGTATCAAATATTAAAGAGCATCTCTGAAGATGGTAAACAGTTCAATAAAACCCCCCAGTGTTACTATTTATGACCAACTCCTTATCCCACCTCTCTGAGTGTAAGTCACGTGATTTCATAGAAAACGTGTgttaagtcctgcctctcccatctcctcactggtttatagaagcagatactcccataccatctcctcattggttctacccacgtgggtgactgaaaggcTAACACCGTGTCAGTCACATGATTGCAAAAAAAAGGTTTCTCCAGTTTGCGTCCCACTCCAGGCAGACTACAAGTTGCCCTTAGACACAGATCTAGGCTCAGTTTACACAACACTAATACCTACCTACAAACCATTTGGGGAGGAAACACAACTGATCTTAGGTAAGTTTCTACTGCAAGACTCCTTATGTCCTTGCCACCACGTGACCTCTTATTAACTAAAAGACACTTTACTTTGCCCTGTTGTTGTAGCCTTATGTTACACCCTTATCTTTGCAGGTAGAAAAATTAAGTTCCCATTTCTGTCttaaaacgtcttatggctgcaggggcagtattgagtagcttggatgaaaggtgcccagaggtgcccagagtataTGGCCTGCTCCTTAGtgccagttgctaatatatgcatattattagtagtattggatagaaaacactctgaagtttctaaaactgtttgaattatgtctgtgagtataacagaactcatatggcaggcattaacctgagaagaaatccaaacaggaagtgggaaatctgaggttggtcgattttcaacccagcccctattgaatacacagtgggatattgattatgttgcacttcctagggcttccactagatgtcaaccgtctttagaaacttgaatgaggcttctactgtgatgtggggctggatgagagctctttgagtcagtggtctggcagagaacCAGGTCCTGGTCACGTCCATTTCAcatgagagcgacctgcgttccatggcttttctacagacaatggaattctccggttggaacgttattgaagacttatgataaaaacatcctaaagattgattctatacttagtttgaaatgtttctacgacctgtaataactttttgaacttttcgtccgaTGTTCGGCTGGACCTGTACGAGCGTTTGGATTTCTGTACTAAACTccctaacaaaagtagctacttggacataaataatggacattatcgaacaaatcaaacatttattgtcgaactaggattcctgggagtgcattctgatgaagatcagcaaaggtaaaggaatatttataatgttatttctgattcTCCAATATGGcggaattattatttatttttttcctgagtgccgttctcagattatcgcatggtttgctttttccgtaaagttttttgaaatctgacacagcggttgcattaaggagaggtatatctataattccatgtgtataacttgtattttcatcaacatttatgattagtatttctgtaaaattgatgtggctatgcaaaatcactgaatgtttttggaactagtgaacataacgcgccaatgtaaactcagattttttgatatgaatatgaactttatcaaacaaaacatacatgtattgtggaacatgaagtcctttgagtgtcatctgatgaagatcatcaaaggttagtgattaattttatctctttgttCTTTTTGtggctcctctctttggctggaaaaatggcagaatttttctgtgacttggcggtgacctaacataatcgtttgtggtgctttcgctgtaaagccgatttgaaatcggacaatttggtgggattaacaacaagattacctttaaaatggtataagaaacatgtatgtttgaggaattttacttatgagatttctgttgtttgaatttggcgccctgcactttcactggctgttgtcatatcgatcccgttaacgggattgcagccataagaagttttgaTACAGAAGGTTACTCACTATCCATGTTCAggcgacatcatctatatgaacacAGTTGCAACTTCATTAAAGGCGTTaaatgcagtttatcatagcgcactgTGCTTTATTGCACGTGACAGTTTTAGTATTCATCattgcattctctaccagaaatttggttggccctctttgatgtcacataaGTTGATAAATTGCTaggttttcatttataaagctctttacaaaaagtcccactgtatCTAACATCTTTAccacacccggtctcagggatggctgactctggaaattcctgcagtcagcaattAAATTacacaaaacttgagacatcgacgacgttgtgtgacaaaaccacacattttagagtggctgtaacgctcgtcgttggaatgagaagaggaggaccaatgcgcagcgtggtaagtgtccatattgataatttattatcatgaacacaaaacaaattaacgagaacaaaacgaaacagtcctgaacggtgaaatacaaaaaaatactgaacagaaaataatcacccacaaaacacaatgaaaaacaggctaccttaatatggctcccaatcagagacaacgactgacacctgcctctgattgagaaccatactaggccaaacacatggaaacagacaacctagacatacaacatagaatgcccacccacatcacaccctgaccaaaaaaaacatagaaacacacaaagaaatctatggtcagggcgtgacagtggccttttattgtctcaagcataaggtgcacctgtgtaataatcatgctggataatcaacttcttgatatgccacccctgtcaggattatcttggcaaaggacaaaacagaacaaaaatatgaacacaacatgtaaagtgttggtcccatgtttcatgagctgaaataaaagatcccagaaatgttccatactcacaaaaagcttatttctctaaaatgtcatCCCGGGATGAaaccaacattttagagaaataagctttttgttagtatagaacatttctgggatcttttatttcagctcatgaaaccaacactttacatgttgtgttcatatttttgttctgtacaagTAAAActggtttccattgcattttcaactttaCTGATGGTTTTGACAAAACAAATGTTACATTAAATAGCGAATGTGACCACTCTGGTCATGGCATGTGCACTCCAGCCCACATCATACAGGGCAGGTATAGCCTagatgatgagattattattgataagagctaaaaaataaataacaaaattgTCAAACAGCCAAGCATTCATCATCACattaccagaataagaccctctatatttattggaaaggagaatCAAGCTCATCACAacgcactttcaccaccctgtgaagttcataatatatttaaattgtagcctaataaactgcatgctttcccaagtcGTAGTTGGAGGTCCAGACAAcatatcattgcgtgactccGAGTTTACTTCGATATCATGGTTATTATACAAATATTCGCGCATAGacatttccactgccatttctcacataagAAATTttgcagacacaaaaagatcccaccttgtctagcgtaatATTGTTTTATCGATATTTGGAAAGTTTATCAACATATTcgttgtttccatcaggcctgtcatgacattttttatctaacatgtactttactcacataaaaaggttAGATGGAAACCTTGTTAATGAGTCCAAGTATAACTCCTCCAGTTGGCCAGTCCACTGCTAGAGTTGCATCGTTCAGGTTTGATGTAAAAGGTGATGGTTTGACCTCAGCCGTCATCTCTATCTCCCAAAACCACATCAGCCATTATCACATATAATTACATCTagaacatataaatatataggaTCTCTGTGCATTCCCCTCTCTAGGATGCCAATCTTTGATGGTTGTGACCAGAAGCAGTACAGCTACGACcagaagtgacttttcgtagcaggttaggagagcattttagctaaccctagccCCATTCCTAACCTTAATCTAAGTCTCCTAACCTGTcccattaattatcctaaccttctGCATAAATTGTCCTCACCTGCTACAAAAAAAGTCACTTCTGGTTGTAGCTGTACTCCCTCTAGTCCAGGGATGGGTAACTTCAGTCCCTGCTCTAACCAAAACCATCTTTGATCTCTGTCATGAAGTCCTAAATTTCCGGTCTGGTGACAGCCTAATGACCCACACCTGTTTGCCTCATTTCCTGATCTTGAAGTtgtactccagtctccttttcacctctaacacctgatttacttaaaaggcacatctcaacagGTTTTTGAGGTATGTCATAACATTGCACAAGTGGGGGGGGACTTTCCTATTTTgttctctattgttcctcaagtaAGGGTGGAGGCCGATGACCACGgattcccatcagaccaactccttgaagttGTGTCTAATAAAAACGTTGTGttagtactttactgtatttatacttgggatatcttATCACCAATAAAATATCAAAAATCACTAGAGGATGTTTTTAATTCTGCAGTACGCCCCGGGTAAACCAAGTTATGGCCCTCTAGTGATGGGAAGTTAGTGCTAATTTGGGGTTGGAGTTAAACTCTACAAGTAGACCTGGGTTCTTCCTTCTAAACAATCAAATGCATTCCTTCCTTGTAGTAAATCACTGATCTGATAGGGATTGTATCGGTGAATGCAGTAGTACAATTATTCTATAAACACAAACGTGTGAAAGACTGAGGTGCAGTTGAAGCAATAGCTTTAATACAGAATTCTGGGTACATGCAGTCACATTCAAATGTGTCCATGTTTTATCTGTTACACGGGATGATGGAAAAACACTGATATACTTCAGACATTTTAAGTTACCAGATTCAGCATTCAATGTTACAATTGTAAACAAAGGACATGAGTTTATGTGGAGCCCAAGCTGGGCTTCACTCAAAGGGCAAATCAAGCTCTATCCTAATAATAAGTGACTGCATTAAAATGGATAGTTCTAATATTGCCGTGAATTTTTTATTCCATTGTCACATGCCTAATGCAATGCCATCTCACGATTAATTGTTTTTCTGACGACACCATCTCATAAGATACTACACCAATCACCGCTTGGAGGATTTTTTGTGTATTCATTTTCTCTTTCGGCTTCTATTCTGGCTTCTAATTCCTTGATTTTCCTTAGCATCTCTTGTTTTTTCTTTAGGAACTCTCCTTCATATTTTGCCTTTAGTTCCTCCCACGCTCTGAGtgtctcctcttcctgctctctcaggagcctcttcttctcctctttaatCGCCCTCTCAGCCATTTGGAACATCTCAGTGGTGTAGTAGCTTCCTCCATTCGTCGTGACCATCTTGTTTATCTTCTCAAGCAGCTCAGTGACCTGGGAGCGATTCTTCTTATCTCTGTTGTTGAAGTCATGATACCGCCCACCGCAGTTGGCAATGACATCCTGAAGATCTGAAGAGGCACGTAAAAAGTTTTCAATTGTTTGTTCTTCTTCAAGCTGGTCTgcatttgtgaagagcaccatgATGTATCTTGCTGCATCTTTTCCAAAGAATTTCTGAATCATCTCCACTGCGTCTTTCTCTTCCTGTGTAAATCTAACCAAAGCAATCACTACAAGGAACACATGGGGCCCAGGAGCAGAGAAGGAGATGCACTTTGCAATTTTCATCAGGCTCTCCTCTTGTGATAAGTTAGTGTCATACAAGCCTGGAGTGTCAATAATAGCAACTTCTCTCCCATCCACCTCCCCTCTAGCCTTGTCACACTCTTTTGTCAGAGAAACAGGGGAAGATTTAGACTCAAAAACTTTTCTCCCCAGGATGGTATTTGCTGTTGCACTCTTCCCAACTCCAGTCTTCCCAACCAGAACAATCCTCAGTGCCTCATTTTGGTTTTTCTGCACTGTTGGATGACAGAGAGACATTGTTGTTACTTTTCTTCTTGACATCAGAGTCAAACATGTTTGGTCTGTAGAACCTAAACTGTGCACAAATTAGCAATGGCTTTCTATCAATTGAACTGTGTAAATGCAACTGCAACACGAAATGACAATAATCCTGTGCATTCTGCaatgaaatataaaatatcaCAAACAATGAATCTATCAAAACTGACTAAGCGTTATTGTGGTATGCGGTATTAACACGTCATTACACATATGCACCAACAGGTGGTGCAGTACTGAATATGAGTTacaacgcttcgaacacaccgactgcgtcattgcatcactgctgcataacattttgcgcaactaggcaactatactgatgcaggtaccTTTTGCAAATGGTTGCATGCGGTTagacacatggaggagagaatcattttcgcagtatcctcaaaacagtgtctttttgacacaactgctgacagctacagggacataaacacaaaaaatgctgcttggagacaagtgtccacgatagtaggattgccaggtcagtttagtagtgagcttgtgctagatgtggctagttagtgttagctagctagctaacctagcttgctaacctagccaatgaggtgtgtgtgaaagaaatagtcataccaccttcctcaacgttggtctcattgttgaaagagcctactctgcctatcttgactatttattattgcatttcgctccaaaactgcattttggagggaaattatattataggctgtcacaattaatttgaggatgtcatcgaataaataatatacttatcaaataaataaataaaaaatgtaaagaaattatgcaatcaaactgtttttatgtaatcccaaatttttactgaatgtgtgcaacaaaaaaaatctacattcatattttgctactttctgtcaagtccactcatacaatttgatgcatacgttcgatttatcgaacgtatgcaccacacagaacgtactgcaactgcctctgcaacgcaatgctgcaaggcaaatgcagcgttccattggaaatgaatgtacttctggtgtatcgaAACGCATGacacagtcggtgtgttcgaagcgtcaCAAGGGGAGGGGGTGTGCGGCGGGAGAGGGGGCGAAACGCTACATCGTGGACCGCAGCTGTGTCGTGGCAACGGCAAGGCGTAATCTACAGTAGCGACAAATCAAGGCGCTAATAGAGATTCTCACTGAAAAATATTTGGCAACACTGGCTGCGACTGCATGTCTGTTACACCATGCTCAGGTTTAGTAATAAACCAACCAGTTTATAAAGAGCTACTCCCTCACTTCTTCCAAGGCATAAAGAGTTCCATCGTTTATTACAGTTATGGTTGAATCAAAAAGATTGTTAAAAAGCAAAGCAATGGCAGCATTTCATGCGTAGATGATTTTTGAAGAACATGAAAAACAAATACTAGACATGAGTGTCCATATGTCGTATTATCATGTAGGTAGGTTACTCACCACCAGCCATATTTGGGTGTCGTAGAGTCGATCCGTCAGGTCCTGTGAGAGAGAATGGATTTGTCCAGATAACAGAACAACTGCTCTTATAGTATCACTCATATGCGGTCCGCCCCATAGACACACCCACATTATTCTCTTGGCAACAGCTCATTTTCGAAAGATATTTCCACGGCGGTGGCGGTCCAAACATTTAAACCACACACCCAATCCCCTCaaccctcaaattaagtggacacttctgatgacgtttcATGAcatctgacgagtatacacttgccgtctgggtctttgcgtgtcaaaaaagatgtacgtcaaataacactatttgatgtgtcaatatcaggacctgaatatgactgcacatcacataataatttaacacgttcatacattttttacgtagttattacacattgattacacaaTCACtggtatttcatatgtcacaacgattcatcgatactaTGCtgtgatgctggtaaagttgtctcgcgcacctacaatgttggtcataaaaaaagctagctagctcatggatgcaagtaatgttcttccccaaaaacataacaaaacgacataatctgtttcagtagctatggttagctagctaactatatagctaggtgtcatctaaaatagccctaatttataaaacagttcttatttgattaatggtggtcgggaaccatctatgtgaagctatacacaataaggattagccacaattgTGGACTTTTATaagggatttgcgtcaattcaaatctggtataaggacaaaatgtgattcagagtcaccgaatatactttaagtatttttattaaactcaagcgttaaatggtaaatgcaattttcgtatatacgggttcactgcaccaccccgcagggtagaacagggaactggcaggatgtaagtaaacagctgttcttatactgtgacagacgtagttccaacccgtctgttggcctatcacagtagaggctgagcgtggtttaaactttgctcagcctatcgccggcgctcaggctaGTCCCAGTCTCTTTGCGCTCTTTGGTGTCCCGgggctgttgctgtgtagattacgctccctcaccccaggggctgaggtcagacagctctgcaacattgtctgagttatttgcacctgtatacaaaagcacactgttctcgctcaaggctaaccacagcttcccagcacacttatctggggctaactgttacttccagcacagacacccaggcgcccaggctaacagttgctaatattatatcacatgtgatatagcattgggttatagtgcaataaacacCAATCCTAacactttgcggttagcctttaaaataaaagtatgtcattgacagtgatgcaaatgaatacaaacagtagaattatgccataattgaatagatcatgctaaacgaggttggaatgttaaataaaatcaacaaaacacaataatttgttaattttacaaaaatctgttgaaatcacactggacgtattatactttagaattgcattggggacatacttatttcactgtacagctttacctatggagtgtggatcaatgacatggggtagcAGTCTACTCAGtaacacccagagaacattagcgttgtagctcttattgcgggactctgaaacaactgtgaatctTGCTACATTTGTTGTCAACATATGTGTACTGAACACTATtcccgaggaaaaacaatactgtgtggatgttttggagtctgataactctgaggagaatgttgggaaaaaatatattgggtattgagtagactgataccccatttcattgatccccaatccttagctaaagctgtacagtgcaatatgaatgtcaatacacacaataggctgaacaataggctgactggggagttgatcaaatcaaatcaaattgtattacatacacatggttagcagatgttaatgcgagtgtagcgaaatgcttgtgcttctagttccgaccgtgcagtaatatctaacaagtaatcataataatttcacaacaactaccctatacacacaagtgtaaaggaatgaataagaatatgtacatatgaatatatggatgagcgattgctgaacggcataggcaggatgc is a window of Salvelinus sp. IW2-2015 linkage group LG13, ASM291031v2, whole genome shotgun sequence DNA encoding:
- the LOC111971637 gene encoding LOW QUALITY PROTEIN: GTPase IMAP family member 8 (The sequence of the model RefSeq protein was modified relative to this genomic sequence to represent the inferred CDS: inserted 1 base in 1 codon; deleted 1 base in 1 codon); its protein translation is MAGVQKNQNEALRIVLVGKTGVGKSATANTILGRKVFESKSSPVSLTKECDKARGEVDGREVAIIDTPGLYDTNLSQEESLMKIAKCISFSAPGPHVFLVVIALVRFTQEEKDAVEMIQKFFGKDAARYIMVLFTNADQLEEEQTIENFLRASSDLQDVIANCGGRYHDFNNRDKKNRSQVTELLEKINKMVTTNGGSYYTTEMFQMAERAIKEEKKRLLREQEEETLRAWEELKAKYEGEFLKKKQEMLRKIKELEARIEAEEKMNTQKILQAVIGVVSYEMVSSEKQLIVRWHCIRHVTMEFDAIEAIVLSTHPFSRIGPDGLTLQDPNMASVQQKEVLRIVLVGKTGVGKSVTANTILGKKAFESFSPCFSDNXCDKARGEVDGREVAIVDTPGLFDTKITQRETLMKIAKCISFSAPGPHVFLVVMALGRYTQEERDTVEMIQEFFGKEAGKYIIVQFTNADQLEEEQTIEDFLRACPDLQDVIAKCGGRYHVFNNRDKKNRSQVTELLEKINKMVTMNGGSHYTTEMFQKAERAIEEDPERAGRADTQSGGGTKGKI